The genomic interval GGTTAAAAGAGGGGTGCTTTTAATGATTTTAAGTTCATTGAGATCAATTTTGTGCAAATGACACTGATGGTCGATGATTTGGAGTGTGGATTCATCCACCACGCATGCGCTAGAGATCGCGCTATGAAACGTTATCTCTCTTGAACTTGGCAACATAACTCAAACTCCTCTTGTTTGACGATGCAGATGAGATAGCGGGTTGGTTCATATGGGCTGATTTTGACCAAAATTTCAAGCATATGCGTGATGGATTTGAGAACGCCTTTAAAGGTAATATCGCCCTCATAGGACCAATTGCCTTTGATCGCTTCGATCGAGTCAAAATACTCCATCTCTTCAAAATCCACCACCTCTTTGAGTGTGAGGGCTTCCTGTGTGAGTTTGAGTAGTAAATGCTCATCACTGTGGTTATTGACAAGTTTTTCAAAGAGTTTATTGTAGGAATGAAAAATCATATCATTGCTCATTAGTGCGCACGGGAAGGGAATCTGCTTTAAAAAAGACGCTTCATTAAGGCTCAGTGCCAAAGAGAGATTTTCACTGTTTTGCTGTTCCCTTAGCGCGTGCAGTTTCGTCAAATCTTGGCAAATACTGATAAACTCACTGATCTCTCCCTCCGTGTTCACGATAGGCACAACGGTGGTGTAGTGGTAAAGCATTCTAAGGTCTTTGGTTTGGTTGATGATAAGTCCTTGCCATGTCTTTTTAGCTAAAATCGTCTGCCACAGTTCTTCGTACACCGCTTTTGAGGTGGAGGGATGGCTGATAAGATGGTGCGTTTTCCCAATCAGCTCTTCTTTGCTGTACCCCGTTGTTTTACAGAAATTTTCATTGACATCGGTGAAAATGCCGTTTTTATCGGTGAGTGAAACCATGGTTGCTTTATCAAGTGCTTCTTTGTAAGCTTTGAGTGTCGCACTTTGTGCATTTAAAGAAGCGGCTTGTAGGTGTGTAAAGTGTTTCAGTTTTTCATGGGCAATCTCTAAATCCTGCTTGTACTGCACCAGTGCTTTTTCTTGGTAAATGCGCTCAATAATCGTGTATAAAACCTTTAAAATTTGATCACTCTGCAGAGGTTTGGTAATGTAATATTGAATGCCAAGGTTGATCAATTTGATGAGGTATTCGCTCTCATTGTGTGCAGAGGTAACCAAGATGGGCTGTTTAGGATAGCGCTCTTTAATGGCTTCAATCATCTCAATCCCATCCATAACGGGCATACGAATATCGGTAATAACAAGATGATAGTCGTTTTGTGCGAGCATATCGAGTCCCTCTTGACCATTGGGCGCTAGATCGACACGTTTAAAAATATCACTCAGAAAAAGGCTCACCTCTTCACGCAACGCAAGGTCATCTTCGACATACAATACGTTTAACTCTTTACTCCAAGCGATCAGCTGGTCGATCGAATTTTCCATAATCACGCTCCCATGGATTTTATCGTTTCATTATATACTGTAGGCGTTGTATTTGGGTTATATTTTTCGCTATACTTAGTACAATGTGTGGTAACGCGGGCAAATCTACTCATTAAGGAAAGACACAATGCGAGAAACGTTAACGTTACTCCTTGTTGAAGACGACCTCTCTTTAAACGAAGAGTTGGGCATTTTTTTATCAGATTTTTTTGATACGATTGATTCGTGTGGCTCTGCTGAAGAGGCGTATGAAAAATACCTGAAAGCTTCGTATGACCTTGTCATTACAGACATCCAACTTCCCCACCAAAGCGGTCTTGGCTTGGTTGAAAAGATCAAGAAAAAAAATCCTTTGCAAATGGTCATTGTCATCTCGGCGTACAAAGAGGTTGACTATTTTCTCAAAAGCATCAACCTTGGTATCTACAGTTTTCTCACCAAACCATTTGACTCACAACTGCTGATCAACACGATGATCAAAGCAACCACTCAGTTAGAACAGCAAAAGGGTAAAATTGATAGCTCAATCGTTATTTTGCATAAAGGAATCACGTTTGATCTTAAAACCAAAACCTTACATGTAAACCAAATGCCACAAGAATTAACCGCAAAAGAGGAGCTTTTACTGTTTGTTTTGGTGAAAAATGCCAACGCATTTGTTCGTAATGAACAGCTTTCTCAAGAGATATGGCAGAGCGATGAGGTCAATAACTCAACGCTTCGAGCCCTTGTGAAACGCGTGCGAGACAAGCTGGGGTATGATGAGTGCATCATCAACCTCAAACATCGAGGCTATAAACTCTCTACACATCCTTCATAGGAAGTTGTAGTGGAGCGTTGAAAAAGTAGCCTTGTGAGTAGTCAATTCCCAATTTTTTGACCGTCTCAAACTCTGCTTCGTTGGAGACAAATTCTGCAATAACCTGCATTCCGATCTTTTTTGCCATGGATGCGATGGACTCGACAATGTCTTGATTGCGAAGGTTGGTGTCAATGCCTTTGATGAATTGCCCATCGATTTTGAGAAAATCCACCCCTAAACTTTCCAAGCGATTAAAATTAGAGCGATCGCTTCCGAAATCATCAAGGGCAAGCAGATAGCCCATCTTCTTGAGCACATGCAAGTTTTGAAGCGGTCCACGGTTAATATCGCTGATGATGATGTCTTCTAATATCTCAAATGTGACCAAGGCTGGATCGATGCGATAGAGTTTTTGTTTGGTTTCTAAAAAGTCGATAAAGGTTTGATTAAGCAGATCTTCATTGGTAATGTTCAGCGAAAAGGCGACGTTTTGACCTGCAAAAATTTTAAACGATTTGTTGATCATGATGCGTGTGAGATTGCTCATCAGCCCGCTGCGTCTGGCAGCTTCAAGAAAATGTGCAGGTGAGATGATCTCGCCATCGTCTTCAATGCGCGCTAAACATTCGTACTTGACCACGCTCAAGCTTTGGTTATCAACGATGGGTTGGAAGTAGGGCACTACGCGGTCTTCTTCGAGGGCTAGACGAAACTTTTGTATCCATGAGGTTTCGATTTTGGCACGTTTGAGAAAAACATCTTGGGTGTTGTAGATGTTGTACTGGTTCGGCACACCTCGCATACGCGCTTCACGCAGGGCAATACGCGCATTAGGAAGCAGTGAAGAGGGCGCATTTGCCGTTGCAATGCCACACGAAAGTGTGATATAGATAGGTTTTTCTTCGTATTCTCCAATGGGTGTTTCTCTGAAAAAGGCTTGGATTTGGATGGCGACAAATTCGGGATTGATGATTTGTGGATCGAAAATAATGACAAATTCATCGGAATTGTAGCGGTAGAGATGCACCTCTTTGGAGAGGTTGTATTGTAAATATTCGCCGACTTTAAACAGCGCTTCATCGGCAAACTCAGCCCCATAGGTTTGGTTGATAAAGCTAAAATTATCGATGTTGTAGAGCATAATAGTCAGTTGATGATTTTGCGGAAAGTTATCTAAAAAGTTGTAAAGCATGGTGGCATTTTGAAGTTTGGTGACCGTGTCTATGGTCAAAAAGTCATGCACGATTTGAGAATTTTGCGCCAGTTGCTCGCTCTGTTCTTCGAGTTTTTGCTCTAATGTGGCTTGGCGCGAAGCTTTCTCAAGGCGCTCTTTGACAAGCGATGCCACTTTGTAGAGTGTTTCGATGAGCTGGTCAAAGTCGATTGGTTTTAAGATGTAGCCACTCACATTGTTGCGAATGCTCTCTAAAAAATACTCGGTTTCATTGTGCGCCGAGACCACGATAATAGGCTGTTTGGGGTTGATCGCTTGAACGTGTTTAATGAGATCCATGCCATTCATGTGCGGCATATTAAGATCTGTGATGAGAATGTCATACCCATAGGGGTGTTCTTTGTAGATTTTAAGCGCTTCCGCACCATCGCTTGCTTCATCGATTTCACTGAAAAGATCGTGCAACAATGAGACGGTGTTTTCACGCAGTATCAGGTCGTCTTCAGCATATAAAACACGCAATTTTGAGGTGAGATTGACCAGATCGGTCAGACTAATTTGCACGGTGTTCTCCACGAATCTTAATCATAAATTTGGCGCCATGTGCTTTATTTTCTACATGTAAAGAGCCATGGCAATGCTCTTGTACAATGGTTTGAGACATATACAGTCCAAGCCCCGTGCCATTACGCTCTGCTTTGGTCGAAAAATAGGGGTCAAAAATTTTAGGAAGAATGGCATCAGGGATGCCTCCTGCATTATCCTCTATCTCGATGACAAAAAAGGCGTTATCTTCGTACGCATTGATCCATATAGTACCATTTTCTAGCTTTTTTTCAAGGATGGCATCTTGCGCATTTTTCAAAATATTGATGAGCACTTGCATCATTTGCGTCTCATAGGTGATGAGTGAATTGGACGATGTATTGTTTACATGTAACGTAATTTGATGCACCGATAAACTCTTTCCAATCAGCCCAAGTGCCCGATCGATAATCCTCTGGAGTGAGCTTTGTTCTTGCTGTTGTTCGGGTCTGAAAAAGTTTTTAAAATCATCAATGGTCGTTGTTAAAAACTGGATATAGGTCTCAATTTTACCAATGGCACCCAGTAAAAATTCCTCTTGGTCGGCTCTTCCTTGCTCACATTTAAGATCAAACTTTTTAAGGCTTTGTTTGAGCTTGATGCTAGCAGTCACGGCTGAAATGGAGCCAAGTGGCTGACGCCATTGATGTGCGATCATGCTGATCATCTCACCCATTTGTGCCAAACGTGATTGATACAGCATCATTTTTTGCGTCTCCATGTGTTCAACCACGCCCTCTTTGATCTTCTTATCCATCGAGTCGTACAGCTCTTGGAGCTCTTGACTCATCGCGGTGAAATTGTCCAGAAGTGTGTTGATCTCGACAATGTTGGAGCGCTCTATTTGTGTCACTGTGAGTTTGTCTTTGAAGGTTTTGGTCGCTTCGATGAGCTCTTGCAAAGGGTTGAGTATATGGTTTGAAAACGTTTTCGCACGCGCTAAAAGGATGCCAAGAAAAATGAGGTAAAAAAGTCCCATAAAGCCTAGTGCAAGGTAGCCGATAACGTTTGTTTTCGCTTTGAGTTGGGTGCTGTTTTTGAGCAAAGAGTCTTTGTCGAGCAAAAGGACAAATTTCCAGCGTGTCTGCGCAATGGTATTTTGCGTGATAATAAAATCACCCTGAGTGTGTTGCAGCTCTAGTATGGCTCTGTTCTCTTGAATCATACGACTGAGCGCCATTGCAAGAGGGTTTGTGGTGTTGGTGAAAAGATTGAAATCGCGAGGCTTCGTGATGGTCGCTTCAATGGGCGCATCATAGGTGTGTGTTTTGAGCTCTTTAATCCCAAGATGCGCTTCCAAAGCTTCGCTCATCGCAAGAATATTGCCGCGCTCATCAACAAGCATGCTCATGGAGCGATAAGGCAGTTGAAGCGAAAGCATGGTTTTTATGAGATGCTCTATCGTCACATCAATGCCCACAACGCCTTCTAAAAAATCACCTTTATACACAGGCGCAATCGCACTGATCATCCATCCAGCTCCTGCTGGGTCTAAGTAAGCATCGGTCCAGACCACGTTTTTGTCTGGATTGTGTGCCGCGTCAGCAAGGTAGTAAAAATTAAACGTTGGAATGGCGATGTCATGGGCGTATTGACCTAGCGCATTGGGCATAAAAGGGCAGAGCCTGTTCATGGAGTCATAACTGTTAAAATAGACCTGCGCGATATTGGTATTGCTCTGCAGAATGGCTGTGTAAAAGGGGTCGAGTTTCTCCGTGGCGATGGCTTTTTCCAAGCGGTTTGGGCTCTGTTTTTGCGCGTTTGAGAAAAAAAGTGAACAGCTCTCTTCATTTTTTTGCGTGTTAAACAAAACGCCCGAATTGGTTTGCACATAGGTACTATCAGTGGTGTTTACATGTAAAGGGTTAAAGGTGGAAAAAAAGTGCTCATGCTCTTTTTGAAAAAGCCGTGTTAAGCTTGAGAGCGTTTTAAATTCGTTATTGACGATGGTGGCTGAGCGTTTGCTCAGCTCCTTGATATGCACTTTGCTCTCTTCAATCAGCGCCGTTTTCGTGGTTGCATTGACATACGCATTGCTCCAAAAATAAGCCACTAAAAGCATCATTTCTATGAGTAAAAGCGGGAAAATGATAGAGCGTAAGTACTCTTTTTTGACCAAGCGTGCAAGGGTGTTTTGAACCATAGGTTAACCTTCTTGAAGTTTGATGGTAAATTTGGCACCCATTGAAGTATTAAAAGCGAGGATTTCTCCACCACAATGCTCTTCAATAATTGTTTTGGACATGTAAAGCCCAAGCCCTGTGCCATTTTTTTCCGATTTGGTCGAAAAATAGGGCTCAAAAATGTGAGGCAACACCGATTCAGGAATGCCTCCAGCGTTATCTTCGATGCTGATGATTTGCCAACTGCCTTCATTTTCAATCGTAATTAGAATCTGCGCGCGCTTAATTTCACGCTCTTTGATGACATCTTCCGCATTTTTCAAAATGTTCAAAATGACTTGCGTCACTTCGTTGGCATAGGTAAAAAGCTCATGGTTTGAGCGTGTTTCAACGTTGATGGTGATGCCGTTGATCTCCAGCGCTTTGCCGATGATCTCCAGTGTTCGGTTCACCAGTTGCGCAAGGGTCACACTCTCTTTTTGTTTATTGGGTTTGAAGAAGTTTCGAAAATCATCAATGGTATGGGTGAGAAACTGCACATACGATTCGATTTTGCTCATCGCTTCGCCTAAAAAAAGCTTGCTCGTTTCAATGCCCTCAGGCGTGGTGTAGTCAAAACGGTTGAGCGAAGTTTTGAGTTTGATGGACGCCGCAACCGCCGAAATAGAGCCTAGAGGTTGGCGCCATTGATGCGCGATCATGCTGATCATCTCCCCCATTTGTGCCAAGCGAGACTGTTGCAAAATGTGCTGATCTTTTTCTCTGTTTTTAAGCACTTCTTCTTCGACACGACGTTCCAGTGTTTGGTTGATTTCGATGAGTTCAAGATGGTTTTTGCATGCCTGAATGGCATTTTCCAGTTTGGATTCAAACGAAGCGATGATGGCTTTGATGAGTTCGATTTCTGCCTCAGAAGCTTGAAAGATAAACCCAATCCAATCCTCTCCCACCTTTACATGTAAAAGATGTTTGCCACTAGCGTGATTAAAACGAATGGACTCCAGTGGTGTTGAACAAGAAGGAGGTACAAAGAGCGCTTGATACGCCTTTTTGCCGTTGAGACAGAGCTGTTTGTACGTGTGTGCTTTTGGGTCATACGTCCAATAAATAGAGGCAAGGGCGCCCATTTTGCGTGAAAAAACCTTTAAAAAATGATCCATCATCTCTCGAAGTTGCAGTGACGTTCCTATGGCACTGACACATTCAAATGTGATGAGAAGTTGCTCATTGAGTTGTTGCATCAAAGCCCCCTAGAAAAGGATCATGTGGATGATTCACTATACTGTAAGATACCATAAAGAAGCTGATACAGACAATAATGATGACGTTTAGAGGGTACCGACAACGCAGGTTTTATTGTAAAACTCGATGCCTTCTTGGTTGGCATTGGCGATTTCCCCGAGGCTTAGAGCGCCCCAAAGAAGGCTTTTACTAGGGTAAACGCTGGAAATAGCTTCCAACTCTTTGGGAAACAATTCTTCTAAAAACAGATACCGCGCGATACAATCGATCAGCAGTATGGACTGAACCGTATCCTCTTCTTTATTGAAACGTGAAATCTGTGCCGCTTCTTTGGCTGCTTCTAAGAGATCTTCTTTTTCGCCTTTGAGAATTAAGAGGACAGAGTTCTCATCAAGATCACCCACTAAAACGATAGCATTGCCATCGGTGCTGGCAGGCTCTCTAACGATAAAATCTTTGTTGTAGCGTACAATCCCCAGTGGATAACGTTGAGAAAATTGAAAAAAAGGCGTTGTATCAAAGCAAAATCCACTCTCGTTTTCGACCGCTTCTTTATAGATGGTAAAGGCGTCTTGGTAGTTCATCTTTTCCAAAACATTGCCTTTGCACGACGTAGCGATAAAGGGGCCTAAGAGAGGTTTCCACCCATGTTTGACACCCACACCAATGGTATGCGGTGAGGTGATGATAATCGCCGCATTCATGTAAAAACGGTACGTATCAAAAATAACAGGCTCTTGGATGAGATTGGTTTTGCCCGCTCCGCCTCCGATAAGTTTTGTTTTCTCAGGTAAAAGTGAATAAAACTCTTCTAAAAAGTCATCAATTTGCGTTGAAAAACCATCAACAATGGCAAAGATAGCGCTGGTGTTAGGATCGGTGCGAAGTTGCTGAGGCTCGTCCATATCGATGATCTGCATCGAAGACGTTGCGCTAAGTTTAGCGGCAATAATACCTTGCGTATACGTTTTGCCTTTAAAAATAACCCTTGGAAAAATAGCACCACACAGCGTCACGCCCTCTTTTTGCAAGATCTCCAAAAAAGGAGTCTCCTCCGCAATCAGCAGGACATACGTGCCTTTTTTTAGCTTTACATGTAAGTCCTCAATGCGCTCAAAAAAAGAGATACATTCAAACATCGCGTGCTCCAAAAGTTTTCTTAGAGGCATTGTATACTCCAAGTGTGACAAACGCGTTGTAAAATCTTTACATGTAAAGATTTAGTGCTTTGTTAAAGATGCACACATTGCTTTTGAAGCTTCAATAAGAACCAAAGGTGAAAGGCGCAGTTGCACACCCCGAAGCCCCGCACTGACGTACACTTTTTCATGTTGATGTATGCTTTCATCGATAAACGTCGCGTAATGTTTTTTCATAGCAAGCGGTGAACACCCACCACGAATGTAACCCGTAAGCGCTAAAAGCTCTTTTACTGCCACAAGTTCGCACCGCTTAGCCTGCGCCACCTTCGCCAAAGCCTTCAAGTCTATCTCATCAGCCGCTGGAATGCACGCCACCACAATACGCTTAGCATCATCCCTCGCAACGAGTGTTTTAAACACACACGAAGCATCCACCCCAAGCGATGCCGCCGCATGCACCGCACTTAAGTCCTCTTCATCTACTTCATACGAAGTCATTTCATAAGGCAGTTTCAGTGTGTCCAAAAACCGCGCCGCATTGGTTTTTTTTAGGCTCATATTTTTCTTCCTAGAAACATTTTTAAAAAGATGGTAGCACAAAATATATCAAAATGAAATATTTTGAAATCACTTGATAAAAATTGTAGTAAGATTATTTAATCTTAAAAAAAAGGATTTTGTGTGAACTATTTTGAACTGACATGCAAGGTATTTATTAAGAAAAATATAGCGTTTCAAGCAAGCTTTGAGTTGCTCTCCAAATACATCAGTTTTTCGATGTACCAAGAAGGGATAGGCGAAGTCCATCAGAAAGAGGGCTTCAAATACTACGTTTTCGGAGGGCTTCTACCCATCGAAAAAGAGAAAGTCTACAAACAAGGCAATCTCTACAGCTTCACCATTCGCTCCTTAGATGAAACGCTCATCGACACACTCAAAACCACGCTCCGCCAAAACATCAACAACGAAAATCTCCTCGTCGTCGAAGCCCATAAAAAAACTATTTCACAGTTTTTCATCACCGAACTCTACAGCGCCACCCCCGTCATCGTCTCCGTTGGAAACGGCAAATACTGGACAATGCAAGAAAGCGGCGACATCATCCAACTCCAAAAACAACTCCACGAAAACGCCGAAAAAAAATACCAAAGCTTTTTTGGCGAATCTTTACATGTAAAAGAAAACTGCATTCAAATGATTAAAATTCTTAATGAAAAGCCTCAAAATATCGTTATCCATAAAGACGGCAAAGCCATCCGTTTTTTTGGTAATAAAGTTAGTCTAATAATCAACGAAGATGAGGTGAGCCAGAAGCTGGCGTTTGTTGCGCTGGCGTGTGGTTTAAGTGAAAAGAACAGTTATGGAGCTGGTTTCATGCTGGGAAGGGGGATGAAATGATTAATGATGTTTATTTGAGATTTAAAGAATTGTATATCCAAACAGATGGAAAGATTTTATCATCAAAATTTGCATTAGAAAAAGAGCCTGCTATTTGTATTAAAATAGATGAAGATGCCAATATTGTAGAAAAGCTAATTGTTGATAAAAATGTTAAAAGAGATGATTTATACGATTGGTTTAGCATAAGAAGCATTAAAGCGAAATACCTAAATAACAACAAAGCTGTTGGAAGTCAAATGATTTTCAGTAACAGTAATTTGGCTTTATTTGGGAGATTTGATACTTTTCCAATGGTAACATTGGAGAGTTTTAAAAAGCTTTTTGATGTTAAGCCTGATCCTACTAATAAAAAAACGACAGCAAAATCACAATTTTATTCCAAGTATCAAAATAATGTTATAGCAATATTTCAGCCATCTGATACGGTTTATTTTGTAGATGAATTTATTCAAAAATGTGATTTTTTGAATGAATCAGATGTGAAATTTCTTTCAGAAGAGTGCTTTATTACTGAAGTAGCACTTTCGGCTTATTTTAAGAAATTGGTTGAAGATTATACTTGTATAGAGGAACAATTTTTTACTAAAGAGAAGCTTTTATATATTCTCTCCCAACTAAAAAATGAATTTAAAGAATATGCACACAAACAGATTAAAGTAAAAATATTTAGAAATAAGTCTGTTCAAGAGTATCAAGAAAGCGAAATCAAATATTTATCGAATAGTTTATTTACGGTCGAAGATGAAGGCAAAAAAATAGGTGATTTAGGGTTGCCTTTTTTAGATAATACTTTGAATGCAAGTAAACCTTTTATGTTGCATCTTAATACAAAATATAAAATCTCCTTTCCAAAAAGTAAAGACGAAGCTTTATATATTAAATACTTGGATGATTATCTTTCAATTGATAAAGGAATTTTTTATCTTGAAATTGAAAATTTTACGACACAAGAAAAACCTTTTTTAAATGCGGATTTTGGTCAATTTATCATTATGAAAAAGAAAAATTATGAATTATTTGAGTTTTTACCAAGTTTTATCAGTGAATTTAAGAAGAATCCATTTATTCTGAAAAATCATCTTTTATTGCTGAAAGATAAAATTCCTATAGATAATAAGCAACCTTTTTATGAAGAATATTTATTAGAAGATGAAATAAATAAATTATTTTTTAATAAATTGAAAACAAATTATTTATCTGAAAAAATTGATAAAACAGAGGGAAAGCTTGTAAATCTTATTTTTATAGTTAGAGGGATTTGTTTTTCCTATTTTAGGAAAGGACAAATTACAGGAAAAGAATTTTATGCAAAAATTGCAAATTTTATAACAGATATGATTTTATATCATTATGAACATGCCGATGATTCAAAAATTAAATTTTTAGTTTCCGAGTTTTTAAATTTAAAAATATCTCTAAATGAATACTACAAAGGGGAAGTTATGGATATTCGATCTAAGTTGCAGACACTAAAAGAGAAAATTAGTGTTAATGATTATGAGAAGTTATCAAAGGAAGATTTTTTATTGCTCTCAGGGCAGATGGCATATTACTTGGTTTCTCAAAGTGAATCAAGTAATAGAACATTTAGGTTGGTGGAACATTATCTAAAAGCAAAAAATATCAAAATGCTTAAAAATCATCTGCGAAATGATTTGGAAAAATATAAACACAAATTAAATTTAGTCTCCAAAAATTCTAAATTTAAAAATGCTTATTCAATGCTCTTGGCATTTGAAGACAATGAAAAAATTAACCATGATGATATAGATGTGCTTTTAATTGGTTTGATGACAGATAATATATTTTATACAAATTAAAGAGGAGAATTAAGATGACTAGAGTTTATGGCGTAATCGGGATTAAAGCAAAAATGGCAAATTGGAATGCGGATTTTACGGGAAGACCAAAATCAACCAGTAACGGTGATATTTTTGGAAGTGATAAAGCACTTAAATATCCCATGAAAAAAATGTGGGAAAATGAAGGTAAAAAAGTTCTTTTTATTAAAAGTTGGAAAGATGAAAAAGGCTCAATTGTTCCAAATCAATTGGGAGAAAGATACAAGCTACTTTTTAACGATATTGATAAAAAAACTGAGACAAAAGAAGTAATGAATAATCTTTTTAAAGCGATTGATGTTAAAAATTTTGGAGCGACATTTGCAGTGGAAGGACAAAATATTTCGATTACGGGTGCAGTGCAATTTGGTCAAGGGTTTAATAAATATGACGATACCAATATAGAAATTCAAGATATTTTATCTCCATTTACAGATTCTAAAGCAGAAGAAAAAGGCAAAGAAGCAAAGCAATCAACACTAGGTACAAAAATCACCGTCGATGAAGCGCATTACTTTTACGGTTTCAGCATCAACCCCAAAAATTATGATGAATACAAAACCCTTTTAGGCTCAGAGTTTCAAGGCTACACCGAAGCAGACTACGCTGAGTTTAAAAAAGTGGCATTAGTAAGTGCTACGGCATACAGTACCAACTCTAAATTTGGATGCGAAAATGAGTTTGCTCTGTTTCTTACATGTAAAGATGAAGAGTGTTATTTGCCTGATTTGAGTGACTATATCAAATTTGATAGCCAAAAAAGAGAGATTGATCTTAGTGATCTTGAGAAGTTAATTGAGGGAAAATATGCGAGTGTTGAAGTTTATTTCAATCCATTTAAACTTAGTCTAAAAACATCTTTGAGTCGATTTAATATCTTTACCCAAGAGAAACTATAACCCATGAAAGCGCTTAGGTTTATACTCAGCGGCAAAACGGCATGTTTTAGAAAACCTGATGTGAATGTATTTGCCTATTTTACCTACAATAACATTCATAAACCAGCACTTTTGGGAATGCTTGGAGCTATCATCGGACTTGGTGGGCATAATCAACTGTCTAATAAAAATCGAGGTTTGAAAAAAGCTTCTTCAAGTTATGACGATGGCTTTCCTGAGTTTTATGGAAAACTAAAAGAGCTCAAAATTGCCATAACACCGCTTGCACCAAATGGCTATTTTAGCAAGAAAATTCAAACGTTCAATAACAGTGTTGGTTATGCCAGTTTTGAGCAAGGTGGTAATCTCATTGTCCGTGAGCAGTGGCTTGAAAATCCTGTGTGGCAGATTTTGATACTTGATGATGAAAGTGAAGTCTTTCAAAAAATCAGTGAGTACTTTTTGAACGGCAAGTCAGTTTTTATCCCTTATCTTGGGAAAAATGACCATCCTGCAAAGATTGATGATGTGAGAATTATTGAGCTTTTACCGTTTATCAAAGAGCAAAAAGTATCTTCACTTTTTGAAGAAAATAAATTGCAAATAGTCAAATCTCCACCACGTGGTGAGCTATCGTACTATTTTAAAGAAGTTTCACCTATTCGCCTTAACGAACAACATCATTTTTATGAGTATGCCAACTTGATATTTACAAATCATAAAATTGAAAATGAAAATGTCGAAGATGTTTTATCTTGTGAGGGCAACAATTATGCTTTTATCTGATTTTGGCATAGATGAGAGGTTTTTTGCACACACACGAGGAAGCGATAAAGAGATGTTATCGACGCATCTTAATCTTACATGTAACTATTATCAAAAGATCGTTACATGTAAGAATCTTGAACCATTAATTGACTCAATTATTCATACAATCGATAGTGCGAATGCTGTATTGATCAAAGAAATGTTTGAAAATGCGATTTTTTTACATGATTTAGGTAAAAAAAATCCATGTTTTCAGGCAAAAAAGATGTTAAATCCTCTCTTTAAAGAGCATCTAAATTGTGGCGACAGCTCGCATTCACGTACTGGAGCGCTAGAATATATTAGCTATTACAGACCAACCATCAATCAAATAAAAGATGACACTTCATTTTATCGTTTGACGTATATTCTTTATAATTTTGCATATCATATTGACAAGCATCATGGCTATTTAGGC from Sulfurospirillum multivorans DSM 12446 carries:
- a CDS encoding response regulator is translated as MENSIDQLIAWSKELNVLYVEDDLALREEVSLFLSDIFKRVDLAPNGQEGLDMLAQNDYHLVITDIRMPVMDGIEMIEAIKERYPKQPILVTSAHNESEYLIKLINLGIQYYITKPLQSDQILKVLYTIIERIYQEKALVQYKQDLEIAHEKLKHFTHLQAASLNAQSATLKAYKEALDKATMVSLTDKNGIFTDVNENFCKTTGYSKEELIGKTHHLISHPSTSKAVYEELWQTILAKKTWQGLIINQTKDLRMLYHYTTVVPIVNTEGEISEFISICQDLTKLHALREQQNSENLSLALSLNEASFLKQIPFPCALMSNDMIFHSYNKLFEKLVNNHSDEHLLLKLTQEALTLKEVVDFEEMEYFDSIEAIKGNWSYEGDITFKGVLKSITHMLEILVKISPYEPTRYLICIVKQEEFELCCQVQER
- a CDS encoding sensor histidine kinase, giving the protein MVQNTLARLVKKEYLRSIIFPLLLIEMMLLVAYFWSNAYVNATTKTALIEESKVHIKELSKRSATIVNNEFKTLSSLTRLFQKEHEHFFSTFNPLHVNTTDSTYVQTNSGVLFNTQKNEESCSLFFSNAQKQSPNRLEKAIATEKLDPFYTAILQSNTNIAQVYFNSYDSMNRLCPFMPNALGQYAHDIAIPTFNFYYLADAAHNPDKNVVWTDAYLDPAGAGWMISAIAPVYKGDFLEGVVGIDVTIEHLIKTMLSLQLPYRSMSMLVDERGNILAMSEALEAHLGIKELKTHTYDAPIEATITKPRDFNLFTNTTNPLAMALSRMIQENRAILELQHTQGDFIITQNTIAQTRWKFVLLLDKDSLLKNSTQLKAKTNVIGYLALGFMGLFYLIFLGILLARAKTFSNHILNPLQELIEATKTFKDKLTVTQIERSNIVEINTLLDNFTAMSQELQELYDSMDKKIKEGVVEHMETQKMMLYQSRLAQMGEMISMIAHQWRQPLGSISAVTASIKLKQSLKKFDLKCEQGRADQEEFLLGAIGKIETYIQFLTTTIDDFKNFFRPEQQQEQSSLQRIIDRALGLIGKSLSVHQITLHVNNTSSNSLITYETQMMQVLINILKNAQDAILEKKLENGTIWINAYEDNAFFVIEIEDNAGGIPDAILPKIFDPYFSTKAERNGTGLGLYMSQTIVQEHCHGSLHVENKAHGAKFMIKIRGEHRAN
- a CDS encoding EAL domain-containing protein; this encodes MQISLTDLVNLTSKLRVLYAEDDLILRENTVSLLHDLFSEIDEASDGAEALKIYKEHPYGYDILITDLNMPHMNGMDLIKHVQAINPKQPIIVVSAHNETEYFLESIRNNVSGYILKPIDFDQLIETLYKVASLVKERLEKASRQATLEQKLEEQSEQLAQNSQIVHDFLTIDTVTKLQNATMLYNFLDNFPQNHQLTIMLYNIDNFSFINQTYGAEFADEALFKVGEYLQYNLSKEVHLYRYNSDEFVIIFDPQIINPEFVAIQIQAFFRETPIGEYEEKPIYITLSCGIATANAPSSLLPNARIALREARMRGVPNQYNIYNTQDVFLKRAKIETSWIQKFRLALEEDRVVPYFQPIVDNQSLSVVKYECLARIEDDGEIISPAHFLEAARRSGLMSNLTRIMINKSFKIFAGQNVAFSLNITNEDLLNQTFIDFLETKQKLYRIDPALVTFEILEDIIISDINRGPLQNLHVLKKMGYLLALDDFGSDRSNFNRLESLGVDFLKIDGQFIKGIDTNLRNQDIVESIASMAKKIGMQVIAEFVSNEAEFETVKKLGIDYSQGYFFNAPLQLPMKDV
- a CDS encoding response regulator transcription factor; translation: MRETLTLLLVEDDLSLNEELGIFLSDFFDTIDSCGSAEEAYEKYLKASYDLVITDIQLPHQSGLGLVEKIKKKNPLQMVIVISAYKEVDYFLKSINLGIYSFLTKPFDSQLLINTMIKATTQLEQQKGKIDSSIVILHKGITFDLKTKTLHVNQMPQELTAKEELLLFVLVKNANAFVRNEQLSQEIWQSDEVNNSTLRALVKRVRDKLGYDECIINLKHRGYKLSTHPS